The sequence below is a genomic window from Acidilobus saccharovorans 345-15.
TGAGGTGGTCCTTATGGGCCCGAACCTGTTGGCGAGGAGGGTCAGGTAGACCCCTGACGCCAGGCCCGCGGCGAGGCCCGCCAGGAGTGCCCTTGGGTCGAGCCTCCTGATGACAAGGCTTAGCATGACAGGGGGCAGGGTCTGGAGCACTATTATGCCGCCGAGCAGCTGGAGCTGAATCGCATACGTCAGCGGGGTCACGAACACGAAGCCCAGGGCTAGGAACTTGAAGAGCACGGATGCCCACTTGGCTGCGGCCTCCTCACCCTCCGGGCTGAGCCTCGCCAGGGGCCTCACTATGCCCCTCACCAGCAGGTTCGACTGGGCTATGGCCATTATGGCAGCCGGCACCATGCCGCCTATGAATATGCCCGCGAGGATCACAGCCGCAAGCGGGCTGGGGAGGAGGAGCTGGGCCATGGCAGGGACGACGAGGAGCCCCCTCTGGGACGCCGGGAACTGGGACACGAACCTGAGCACGCCAGGCATGAGGTAGGCCGCGAAGCCAAGGAAGGAGAACACGCCAACAGCTATGACGTAGAGGGGCAGCAGGGCCGTGGAGGTCCTTATAGTCTTTGGCGACTGGGAGCTCATGACTCCGTTGATTACGTGTGGGTAGAGGTAGAGGGCCAGGGCGCTGCCCAGGGCCAGGCTGAGGTAGTCAACGTAGAGGTCGCTCCTGAGCGTCAGCGTGCCCGTGGGCAGCGGGTCCCTGGAGAGCCCTGAGAAGAGGCCCTGGAAGCCCCCGACCCTGGATATCACCACCGCGGCCATTACAACCACCGTGAGCCAGAGGAGCGCGTCCTTGAGCACAGCCCCAAGGGCCGAGCCCCTGAGGCCGCTCCTGTATGTGAAGGCCGCCAGGACGGCGAAGGCAAGCAGGAGGGAGAGCTCAGACACGAGGCCCGGGCTTGAGACGCCCTGGAGCAGGACCTCCAGCACGGCTCTCATGCCGTCTATCTGCACGGCCATGTAAGGCAGCACGGCGACTATGCCCGTCACCGCGACGGCCACCCCGAGGGCCCTGCTGCCGTAGATGTCGGCCACGAGCTCCGCGGCAGTGAGGTGCCCCCTCCTCCTGGCCTCGGACCAGAGCCTAGGCATGGCAGCGTAGGCCACCAGGAACGTGACGGCGTAGGGTACGGTGAAGAACACTATAGCGCCTGAGGCGAAGGCCAGCGAGGGCACGCTGACAAGCGTGTAGGCCGTGAACACGTCAGCGCCGAGCAGGAACCAGATTATGACTGGCCCGAACCTCCTGCCGGCTATGGCCCACTCCTCGAGCCCCCCGCCCGACCTCCTGAACCTGTGGCCCAGGAAGCCCAGGGCCGAGAGGGCCGCCACAACCGCAGTGAACATCGCTAGCTCAGCGGCGTTCAACTGGGCTCACCCCCGCACCTGGAGGCCATGACAAGGCAGGCGCTGAGCACTAGTAGCCAGGCGAGCTGGTACCAGTAGAAGAAGGGAATCCCCAGGAGCTCAGGGGACGCCCTGTTGTAGAGGGGGACCGGAAGTATCATTACCAGGGGCGCCAGGAGGAGCAGCACCTCTACGAGGCGTCCCCTGCGCCCCCTACATATTCCCATTCCATCACCGCGCACCTCGCTCTCGGCTAATCCAAGGCCTCAGGCATTTAAGTGTTAGCCCAGTGGGAACGCGTTATGGCTGTATACATCCTCCGGCCCCGGCAGCGGTGTTACTCGCCCCTCCCTGCGAAAGCCCCCTTTAAGCTAAGGAGCTAAGGGGCGAAGCTTGAGCCAGCAGTCTGAGAGGGCAGTGAGCAAGGAGACGCTGGAGGCCTACCTGAAGAAGAGGATACAGGAGCTCGAGGAGGAGCTGTCAGCGCTCAAGGCGCTTCTCGACTACATAGAGGACGCGGGCAAGGCCAGCCCGGCTGAGAGGCCCGAGGACATAAAGGTAGGCAGGAGGAGGGTGGCGAGGCTCCTCAGGGGCGAGGGCTACGTGAGGGTCGTGCCGGAGGTGCCCATGGCCCTCCCCAAGGAGGTCAGGGAGTACCTCAGCACCGTTGAGGCCGAGATAAGGGCCTACCAGGGCAGGGAGGGGAGCGACGAGGGCGGAGGGGTCAAGCTTACCATAAGGGACAGGCCCGACGGCAGCGTGGCTGAGATCAAGTTCGACGGCCTCTACTCCACCCTGGAGTTCCTCAAGGCCAAGGCGGCGCTGAAGTATGCGATGGAGGTCTCATACGAGGTCTACAGGGCCCAGATGAAGGGAGGCGCCGAGGAGGAGGGAGAGGGGAAGGAGGAGGGCGGCGAGGAGGGCGAGGAAAGTAATAGTGAAGACAACGAGGAAGCTTAATTTTGTACTTCGGCCTCCTTAGCCAGGTGCAGGCCTTGGACGCCGGGGAGCTGATAAAGCAGTTCATGAGGTCGGCCGCCCAGCAGGTCTACGTTGTCACGGCGAGGGACCTGGGGGGCTCCTACGCGGCCCTGACCGTGAGCTCGATGACAAGCCTGAGCATAAGCCCTCCCCTGATACTGATATGCATAGACAGGTCCAGCAGGAGCCACGAGGTCCTGACCCAGACGCCTTACTTCATAGTAACCATGCTCTCCAAGGACGACGAGTGGGTGTCCCGCTTAATGGCTGAGCCGGGCGACGCCCTTGACAAGCTCAGGAGGGTGAACTACGTGGAGAGCAGGTATGGTCCCATGCTTCCCGGCGACAGGCCCTACCTGGTGGCCAGGAGGTGGGCCGTCTACGACGGAGGGGACCACTCAATAATTGTCGGGGAGGTAGTTGACGGCAGCGCCCCTCCCATGAGGTGCCCCCTGCTTTACCAGAACAGGGCGTACACCACTGTTAAAGGGTGTTAAGGGCTCAGCAAGTTAGCTTAAATCAAATGACACCAGTCAACACGTATAAGGGTACCCACCACGGGTGACCAGGAGGAGTTAGACCTAGGGTGGATAGCGATGGCGTTCGGAGGGCCTTCGGTTCCGTTCGTGCCTACCAGGCCTGAGGTCCTTGACCTGGTGTTCCAGGCGCTGGACCTCAAGGAGGGCGACGTCCTCTACGACCTCGGCTGCGGCGACGGCAGGATAGTCATAGAGGCCGCCAAGAGGTACCCGATAAAGAAGGCAGTCGGCGTTGAGCTCAGGGACGAGCTCTACAAGGAGGCCAGCGAGAGGGTCAAGAGGGAGGGGCTCGACGGAAAGGTTGAGATAGTTCATGGGGACTTCTTCAGGGTCCCGATAGGCGAGGCCACCGTGGTCTACATGTACCTGCTGACCAGCGTCAACGAGGCCCTGAAGCCGAAGCTCAAGCAGGAGCTGAAGCCGGGGACCAGGGTGGTGACCCTGGACTTCCAGATACCCGGGTGGAAGCCAGTCAAGATAATAGGGGACAGGGGAGGCTGGCAGAGGACCCTGTACGTCTATGTCATAGGAGACTCCGACTCGTAGCTCTAGGTTATCTCCCCTTTTTGTTAGAAGTCGTCAAAGCCCAGGGCCTGCAGCGAGCCCTCTCCAATGCCGTAGTACTTGGCCGCCAGCTTCCTTATTGCCGTCTTAACTAGGGACAGGGCGTCCTCGAAGCCCACGCCGAGCTCCCTCGAGGCCTCTGGCCACGGCCTCCCCTGCATCACCTTGACGGTTATGGCCAGCTCCTCCTCGCGGCTCAGCAGGCCCCTGTCCAGGGGCGCCCTCTCCCAGTACGTCATGACCACGTCCCTTATGACGTCGTTGCTCGTCTCGTAGGTCATGGTGCCGTAGAGGTAGGCCCAGAGCCTCTGGAGCCTCAGCTTGTTCATGGGCGGCACGTCGTCCCTCAGGGGCGCCGTGGCGTTGAGCATCGCAACCGCTATGTCAGGCTCCATGCCCCTGTAAGTGTCCTGGAGGCTGTTGAGGAGCTTGTACTTGAACTCCCTGTTGGCCGCTGCCGTGAGCCTGGAGGCCTGCTCGCTTATGGGCTTGAGCACCAGCACCGTGAACTCGCCGCTCACGGGGTTCCTGTCAGGGCTTATGTGGATGAGCTGGAAGCCGTTCCTGGCCCAGAACCTGACCAGCTTCTCGTTGACGCCGAAGCCGCTGCCCACCCAGTCGTAGCCCCTCTTGACGGCCTCCTCGTATATGCCCCTGAGGAGGGCCGAGCCTATGCCCTTGTCCTGCACCTTGGGGTGGGTCGCTATCCTGACTATCCTCCAGCCCCTCAGCCTTCCGAAGGGAGGGACCCTCAGGTGCTTTATCACCCTGTCGGGTATTATGTTGCCCTTGGTCTTGTCCTGGTTGAGGAGCGTGTTGCTCAGCTCCTCGTCCAGCCCTCCCTCCTCGGCCAGGAGCGCCGCTGAGACCACTTTGCCCGAGGACGTGGCCATGGCCCTTATGCTGTAGTGGGGGGCGTCGGCTATTAGGGCGAGGTCGTCGGGCTCGTTCCTGTAGTGGGCCTGCACGTATATCCCGAAGGCCTGCCTGAGCAGGTCCTCCCTCTTTGAGAAAAGCTCCTCGGGCTCCAGCGCCAGGTACTGCAGCCTCCCCTCCCTTATGTCCCTCAGGTCAGCGTCGTCCAGGTCCGCGGGCTCAGCGTCTAGGAGCAGGACATCGAACAGCCACCTCTCGACCGGGTCGTTGGCGGAGTACCTGATGGGCTCGCTCATCTCGAACTCCCTCAGGTCCGTGTCGGGGTCCTGCCTCACCTCGCCGAGGAACCTGACGCTGAAGCCCCTTCCTGCGCCCTCGTAGCCGTGGATCGTCGAGGCCACGAGGACCCTCGAGTGGCTCCTCCATATCTTGTGCAGCAGGGGGACGGGGAGGCCGCTGGCCTCGTCTATTATCACCAGGTCAGC
It includes:
- a CDS encoding sodium:solute symporter family protein, coding for MNAAELAMFTAVVAALSALGFLGHRFRRSGGGLEEWAIAGRRFGPVIIWFLLGADVFTAYTLVSVPSLAFASGAIVFFTVPYAVTFLVAYAAMPRLWSEARRRGHLTAAELVADIYGSRALGVAVAVTGIVAVLPYMAVQIDGMRAVLEVLLQGVSSPGLVSELSLLLAFAVLAAFTYRSGLRGSALGAVLKDALLWLTVVVMAAVVISRVGGFQGLFSGLSRDPLPTGTLTLRSDLYVDYLSLALGSALALYLYPHVINGVMSSQSPKTIRTSTALLPLYVIAVGVFSFLGFAAYLMPGVLRFVSQFPASQRGLLVVPAMAQLLLPSPLAAVILAGIFIGGMVPAAIMAIAQSNLLVRGIVRPLARLSPEGEEAAAKWASVLFKFLALGFVFVTPLTYAIQLQLLGGIIVLQTLPPVMLSLVIRRLDPRALLAGLAAGLASGVYLTLLANRFGPIRTTSIAVGGVPVFVGLIALAVNLVVVLAGSAAASLLARGAP
- a CDS encoding DUF3311 domain-containing protein; the protein is MGICRGRRGRLVEVLLLLAPLVMILPVPLYNRASPELLGIPFFYWYQLAWLLVLSACLVMASRCGGEPS
- a CDS encoding flavin reductase family protein, which encodes MQALDAGELIKQFMRSAAQQVYVVTARDLGGSYAALTVSSMTSLSISPPLILICIDRSSRSHEVLTQTPYFIVTMLSKDDEWVSRLMAEPGDALDKLRRVNYVESRYGPMLPGDRPYLVARRWAVYDGGDHSIIVGEVVDGSAPPMRCPLLYQNRAYTTVKGC
- a CDS encoding SAM-dependent methyltransferase, producing MAFGGPSVPFVPTRPEVLDLVFQALDLKEGDVLYDLGCGDGRIVIEAAKRYPIKKAVGVELRDELYKEASERVKREGLDGKVEIVHGDFFRVPIGEATVVYMYLLTSVNEALKPKLKQELKPGTRVVTLDFQIPGWKPVKIIGDRGGWQRTLYVYVIGDSDS
- a CDS encoding tRNA(Met) cytidine acetyltransferase TmcA, whose product is MRRSPEERERVKRQAEEASYELGKELPESVLRLRRLLRRAIKYAVASNTRVMVVLSGSDPVKVGVATASALITYEQVMRSLKLRPQLRVLYAFNQDYEDSQLRKELVKRSVKERGNLLKLTIIKSEDSRRYLGTTFQGLVLDLVNDLRPNRVGILVGVVEGGGIIIFQAPSWSSWDQQLTDFRKNLLVPGHDQPRYVFIGWFKRKLLEHQENIFVVDLDNDSIVSGQPTKLPAAAERKVTPPEEAEFPRELYSLALTQDQVNAIKQAEWLIESPKRGRRKLLVITADRGRGKSCAAGIAMAGLAKVLSRERTFRAVVTSPDLENTQSLMQLAESAFKAEGLDVEPIVDRGLIAGFRGKGIRIKYVSPDDVPEVDADLVIIDEASGLPVPLLHKIWRSHSRVLVASTIHGYEGAGRGFSVRFLGEVRQDPDTDLREFEMSEPIRYSANDPVERWLFDVLLLDAEPADLDDADLRDIREGRLQYLALEPEELFSKREDLLRQAFGIYVQAHYRNEPDDLALIADAPHYSIRAMATSSGKVVSAALLAEEGGLDEELSNTLLNQDKTKGNIIPDRVIKHLRVPPFGRLRGWRIVRIATHPKVQDKGIGSALLRGIYEEAVKRGYDWVGSGFGVNEKLVRFWARNGFQLIHISPDRNPVSGEFTVLVLKPISEQASRLTAAANREFKYKLLNSLQDTYRGMEPDIAVAMLNATAPLRDDVPPMNKLRLQRLWAYLYGTMTYETSNDVIRDVVMTYWERAPLDRGLLSREEELAITVKVMQGRPWPEASRELGVGFEDALSLVKTAIRKLAAKYYGIGEGSLQALGFDDF